Proteins from a single region of Ochotona princeps isolate mOchPri1 chromosome 27, mOchPri1.hap1, whole genome shotgun sequence:
- the LOC131478107 gene encoding C-type lectin domain family 9 member A-like: MDSKLVKIEDEQQLNFIQSQIAYYSWIGLSRQGTASFWTWEDNSKPLLEFDWEESSRGNCGSITASTMAAADCAKRMHIICEKRL, from the exons ATGGACTCCAAACTTGTCAAAATAGAGGATGAACAACAACTG AACTTCATTCAGAGTCAAATCGCTTATTACTCCTGGATTGGATTGTCTCGTCAGGGAACTGCTAGTTTCTGGACATGGGAGGACAACTCAAAACCCCTTCTTGAATT TGATTGGGAAGAGTCATCGAGGGGAAACTGTGGAAGTATAACTGCTTCAACAATGGCTGCTGCTGACTGCGCCAAACGCATGCACATTATTTGTGAAAAGAGACTCTAA